One Branchiostoma floridae strain S238N-H82 chromosome 1, Bfl_VNyyK, whole genome shotgun sequence genomic region harbors:
- the LOC118423315 gene encoding eukaryotic translation initiation factor 3 subunit A-like, whose product MAEDESYSALQATLWREGTFKVVYCPRNEPAPTDPDLAYQVSLSEYRGLYADLRGARERVHRQDGEIARLRQQSDALTDELRHLTELLRRAEAERDGYLRDLNNLWDLNTDTEGTDGESEGSPELGTAGSPQLSRRASVAARRPSVAPRKISDESEETEKKQGLASDFLGTSNAKTAAKSPEKIKRALKASYEKKKNKEVAKVEAGYEKIISQLHKEREKLQQQFSKDRDKLKAQIKDMAKQLRSRKAEKIVYTQVPKHVTADVTTQTHWEKRDVYEAVRTVVAQVKELKRENAEMARDKEKAARQSERKVGVLKARQEELEQANVSLEKDVTGLRRKVAFYEARQSYRNQTLPSVSPERGVAGTEKGMGAATGKRDSFVEENLLEGSRRNSMRSMSVVSAANSDIPDTEGRDTDAFLSPTQPPGKDSATASSIVTLPRLPLTGRLPSNR is encoded by the exons ATGGCAGAGGACGAGAGTTACTCGGCACTCCAGGCGACCCTGTGGCGGGAGGGGACCTTCAAGGTGGTGTACTGTCCGCGGAACGAGCCGGCGCCGACGGACCCGGACCTGGCGTACCAG GTGAGCCTGAGCGAGTACCGGGGGCTGTACGCGGACCTGCGCGGGGCCAGGGAGCGGGTGCACCGCCAGGACGGGGAGATCGCCCGCCTGCGGCAGCAGAGCGACGCGCTGACGGACGAGCTGCGGCACCTGACCGAGCTGCTGCGGAGGGCCGAGGCGGAGAGGGACGGGTATCTCCGGGACCTGAACAACCTGTGGGACCTCAACACGGACACGGAG GGTACTGATGGAGAGAGCGAGGGCAGTCCGGAGCTGGGCACGGCAGGGAGCCCGCAGCTATCCCGTCGGGCCTCGGTGGCAGCGCGAAGGCCTTCGGTCGCGCCGAGAAAAATCTCCGACGAGTCGGAGGAGACTGAGAAGAAACAGGGGCTGGCGAGCGACTTCTTGGGAACATCCAACGCAAAGACGGCGGCTAAAAGTCCTGAGAAAATCAAACGCGCCCTTAAAGCCAGCTacgagaagaagaaaaacaaagaagtCGCCAAAGTCGAGGCGGGGTACGAGAAGATCATCAGTCAGCTACACAAGGAGAGGGAAAAACTTCAGCAGCAGTTCAGCAAAGACAGGGACAAACTCAAGGCGCAGATAAAGGACATGGCGAAACAGCTGCGTAGCAGGAAGGCAGAGAAGATCGTGTACACGCAGGTGCCCAAACACGTGACCGCTGACGTCACGACGCAGACGCACTGGGAGAAGCGTGACGTGTACGAGGCGGTGAGGACGGTCGTCGCGCAGGTCAAGGAGCTGAAGCGGGAGAACGCGGAGATGGCGCGGGACAAGGAGAAGGCGGCGCGGCAGTCTGAGCGCAAG GTGGGCGTCTTGAAGGCGCGTCAGGAGGAGCTTGAGCAGGCTAACGTCTCCTTGGAGAAGGACGTGACGGGTCTGCGGAGGAAAGTCGCGTTCTACGAGGCGCGTCAGTCGTACCGCAACCAGACTCTGCCCTCGGTGTCGCCGGAGAGGGGGGTGGCGGGCACTGAGAAGGGGATGGGTGCCGCGACCGGGAAAAGGGACTCTTTCGTGGAGGAAAACCTCTTAGAGGGCAGCAGGCGGAACTCCATGAGATCCATGTCTGTCGTTTCCGCAGCTAACTCCGACATTCCCGACACAGAGGGACGGGATACAGACGCGTTTCTCTCTCCGACCCAGCCACCAGGCAAAGACAGTGCCACTGCGAGCAGCATCGTCACCTTGCCCCGACTCCCGCTA ACCGGCAGGTTGCCAAGCAACAGATGA